From the Archangium lipolyticum genome, the window AGAAGCGCCGCGTCCTCCGGGTGGGGTTGCTCTTCTCGTGGAAGGCCCTCCCACAGGGAGGTGATGAGCCGGCCGATGAGGACGTACTCTCCCGTGACCTCCTCCTGGTTGTAGCCGTGCCGCAGGCGCAGGCTGATGTGCGTCTCTTCCAGCCGTTTCCTCGTCTTCTCCGGCTCGTTCCGCTGTCCCTGGCGGGAGATGGCCGTCAGCGTCGAGAGATACTCGGGCAGCGTGTCCACGAGCTCATGGGGTTTGAGCCCCCGGGCGGACTCCAGCTTGCCTGCTTCCCGCACGAAGCGCTCGATGAGCTGCTCGCGGTTCTTCTCGATGAAGTCAGCGACCCTGGGCATTCAGTTGGTTCCCGAGCCCAGACGATGTGGATGCTCGGCCCCCTGTACCAGTCCCAACGGCGGCGGGAGTCACTCCTCCTGGAAGTTCTATCCTCCATCCTCCGGCTCGGAGTCGATGGGCAGCCGCTGGGAGACTTCCAGGAGGGTGACGACCTGGCGGTCATCGTCGATCTCGTAGATGACCACGAAGCGTTCGACGAAGAATGACAGGGTGGGGAGGCTGGAGTGCATCAATGCCTCCAGGCCGGGCGGGGGCCGCTGCGTCGACAGGGCGGCGAGGGCGTCCAGCTCGCGCCGGATGCGCTGGAAGATCTCCCCCGGTACCGCGCCGAGCTGACGCCAGGCCGCCGGTGCGATGTCCACGGTGTACGGCTGTCGTTGAGGGTTGAAGTTGCGCATCTCCCCCGTGCCCCCCGAGACGCGAAGCTAGGGCAGGCAATCCTCCTGTGCCAGGAGGGGCGCTCCTCTCCGGCGCGGATCTCTCGCACCCGTTGGGCATCCGACGAATGAGTTTCAACCCGGACGGCGCTCGACCGGCTGCCTTCAATCGCTTTCAACCTTCAAACGGTGCGACGCCTGGCCGCCTACCCCAGGAGCGGGCAACCGGGGACCCGGGAGGAAGCCGCTGAAAACGCGGTCCGGCGGGCGTTTCCCCCTCTGCGCATGGTCAAGCACGACAGAGTCGATGGGGAGCAGGGGCGGGGCGGTCTGGGAGACTTCATCCGGCGGCACGGTTCCCACATCCTGTCGCATTGGGAGGTGGAGGTACGCCAGCTGCCCTACACGCGGGATCTCTCGCGGCCCCGGTTGTTGGATCACCTCCCGGAGCTGCTGGAGCGCATGGCCCATGTGGTGGAGAGCGCCCAGACGGACGAGCATCCGACGCTCGAGGCGGTGCCGGAGGTGCATGCGCTGGAGCGGTTGGACTCGGGCTTCGACCTGGACGCGGTGGCCGAGGAGTACGCCCTGCTCCGGGCCTGTGTCCTCCAGCTCTATGGGGAGCATGTGGCCTCGGCCGGGGCGGAGCACATGGCCCTGGCGATGCGGGAGATGCTGCACTTCAACCGGACGTTCGACGAGGCCGTGGCCGCCGCCGTCTCCCGTTATGCGAAGGCCCGTGAGCGCACCCTGGTGGCGCTCGACCGCATCTCCGAGGCGGCGCTCGGCACGGAGGACCTGGACACCTTCCTGCCCAAGCTGTTGCGCGTCATGTTGGAGACCACCGAGGCGGTGGACTCCGTCAGCCTGATGTTGCGCGAGGGAGACCTCCTCCGGGTGCGCGCCTCGGTGGGGCTGGAGGACGAGGTGACCTCCGGTTTCACCTCTCGGGTGGGTGAGGGCTTCTGCGGGAAGATCGCCGCGGAGGGGCGCCCGGTGGAGCTGCGCTCGGCGGCGACGGATCCCCTGGTGAGGAGCGAGGCCATCCGGGCCCGGGGCACTCGCGCCCTCTATGGGGTTCCGCTGCTGTACGGCGGCGAGGTCATCGGCGTGGTGCACATGGGCAGCCGCACGGCCTTCGAGTTCTCCAACGAGGACAAGCTGCTCTTCCGGGCCATGGTGAGCCGGACCACCGCGCTCGTCGTGCAGACGCAGCTGGCCACGAGTGAGCGCGCCGCCCGCCAGGAGGCGGAGGAGCACAAGCAGCTGCTGCACCTCATCATCGAGCAGAGCGGCGACGCCATCGTGATGGTGGACGCGCGGGGGGTGGTGCGCATCGTCAACGCCGAGGCCGAGCGGCTGATGGGCATCGGCCTGAAGGAGGTGGGTCCCTCCGAGTGGACCGAGTCCTACGGACTGCTCACCCTGGACGAGCGTCCCCTGCCGTTGGAGGAGTCATTCCTCTACTGGTCGCTTCAGGGGGAGGCGGTGAGCGATGCCCGGTGGAAGGTGCGGCGCCCGGATGGCGCGGTGCGCACCTGCGTGGGCACGATCTCTCCATTGCGCCTGCCGGATGGCTCCCGGGCCGGGGCCGTGGTCATCGCCCGGGACGAGACCGAGCGGCTCCTGCGGGAGGCGCAGGTGGATGCCCTGGTGGAGGCGGCTCCCGCGGGCCTGGCCCTGCTCGACACGGAGCTGCGCTACGTGCGCATCAACGAGGCGCTGGCCTCCGCCAATGGCCTGCCCGTGGAGGCCCACCTGGGCAAGAGTGTGTCCGAGGTGGTCCCCGCCAGTGCGCCGGTGATCGAGTCCCTCATGCGGCGGGTGCTGGAGACGGGCGAGGCGGTCCGGGGACACGAGTTCAGCGGGGCCCCCGCGAATGACCCGGGTGCCCTCCACCACTGGGCGGGGGACTACTTCCCGGTGCGCGCACGGGACGGGCGGGTGTTCGGCGTGGGAGGCGTCGTCATGGACATCAGCGAGCGCAAGCGCCAGGAGGAGACGCTGCGCCAGACGGCGGAGTTCCGCGAGCGCTTCCTGGGTATCGTCTCGCACGACCTGCGCAACCCGCTCAACGCCATCCTCCTGTCCGCCAACTCGCTGCTGCACGCCGATGACCTTCCCCCCCACCGGCTGAAGACCGTGCGCCGCATCGCCGCGAGTGGCGAGCGCATGGGGCGGATGATCGGCGAGCTGCTCGACTTCACGCGGGGGCGGCTGGGGGGCGGCATCCCCATCCATCGCCAGCCGATGAACCTGAGGCACCAGTGCCGTCACGTGGTGGAGGAGCTGGAGATCAGCCATCCCGGACGGGAGCTGCGGCTGGTGGCGGAGGGCTCCTTCCGGGGGGCGTGGGACCCGGACCGGCTGGCCCAGCTCCTGGGCAACCTGGGCAAGAACGCGCTCGACTACAGCCCTCCGGACACGCGGGTGGACTTCACGCTGTACGACGAGGGCGACACTGTGCGCGTAGAGGTGCACAACGAGGGGCCGCCCATTCCGTGCGAGCTGCTGTCGGGCATCTTCGAGCCCTTCCGGCGGGCCATGGGAGGTGATGGCCACCCGAGCTCGGGCCTGGGGCTGGGCCTCTTCATCGTCCAGCGCATCGCCGAGGCCCATGGTGGCACCGTCGAGGTGCGCTCCCACGAGGGGGACGGGACGACCTTCACCGTCCGGCTGCCCCGGTATGTGGGAGGCGCTCCGGAAGCCCGTGGCGAAGCGGTCAGTGGCAGTGCTCCTGGATGATGGCCAGCAGGGCATCCAGCTCGAAGGGCTTGCCGAGGAGCCCCTGCGCTCCGGGCGGGGGGGCATGGATGCTCGCCGTGCAGAGGATGACGGGGACGGTGTTGTAGTCGGGAATCCGCCGGAAGTGCTGGAGGAACGCCGCGCCGTCCATCACCGGCATCATCATGTCCAGCAGCACGAGGCACGGCTGCGTCAGGTGGGGGAGTGCCTCCAGCGCCTCGCGTCCGTTCGCCTTGAGGACGACTTCGTGGCCATCGAACTCCAGGACCTCTCGGACGGCTTCGCGGATGTCGGGGTCATCATCGATGACCAGGATGGGCCTGGAGCTCGGGGGCTCGGTCATAAGTGTGGTTTTGCGTTCCTCCCCCCCAACCTGGGCACGTCGGGCACTCGCTGGGCGTAGTGCTGGATGCGCCCTGGCGGAGTGCTTCTCCCAGGTGGGAGGAGGGAATGGGACGAATGTTGGCTCGTGCGGGTCTGGGGCCACCGTGCCCCCGATTGCCTGGTCGCCCATGAACCCGCACGGGTCTGCCTCCGGGCTGTCAGCGTCGGCGCAGGAGCGGATCGTCATCGGGACCGAGGTTCAGCTTGCGCGAGTCCTCCGTCTCCCCCGACGTGCGGACGTCCACCTCCTCGTGCCGCAGCGGCTCCGCGACCCGGCGCTCCTCCTCGATGGCGTCCTTGTGGATGACGACCTCCTCATCCACCACCGCGCGCTTGTGGATGTCCACCTCCTCGGCGCGCACGGGCACCACCACCGTCTCGTCCTGGAAGGAGGCGTTCATCGCGGGCCGGTCCGGGTTGACGTCGCGGCGCTCCACGCGGACGCGCTCGCGGCGTACCGGGACGTCCACCGTCTTCACTTCCTCCACCACATCCTTGTGGATGCGCACCTCTCCGGCCTGGACCTCGCGCTTGGCGACGTCCAGCTCCTCCTTGTGTACCGGGATGGCGACCTCGTCCGTGTCGCGGCCTTCCCAGGAGCGCTCGGTGCGGGTGGTGCTCGCATCCGCCCTGAGTCCGGTATCCGTCGCGCCCAGGCCCAGACCACTCGCCGCACCCGTGCTCATGCCAGCCGTCGTGTCCGTGCCCAGCCCGCTCGCCGTGCTGTACTTCTCGTCGCCGGATAGGCGGCGGAGGCTCTCCCGTCCGTGTAGCAGGATGATCTCTCCATCGCGGATGTCGGAGACGTCCGCGTACCGCACGAGGTAGTCCTTCGGAAAGAAGAGACCCTTCTCGATGTGGAACGCGTCGTCGCTCAAGGCGAACACCCTGCCGAGTTTCTCGCCGTCGAAGCTGCGGACCGTCATGCCTTCCTTCAACTGACTGCGCTGGAACATGGCTGCCTCCTGTTTCGTGGTCACGTTGGCGGACCGCGCTCCTTCCGTTCCCCGTCGTTCGTGGCGGGTGCCAGGGGAGGGGAGACGAGCGCGGCGGCCAGGAGTGAGGATGGGGACTGTTGTCCCGGGGCACAGGAGCGCGTTGGTTGTCCGGCCGCATTCCGTTCCAGGTATCGGCCAGGAATCCGGGCGGTTCGGATCTGGCGGCGAGTGGGGCGGAGTGACGCCCCGGGCCCGCCGCCGTGCTTCATCGCGTCGGTGCGCCTACGGGTACACCTCGCGGCGCGTGGGAGGCAGACCGCCCTCCGGTGGCGGAGTCACCACCGCGCCCTCGGCGTAGATGCGCTGGTGTTTGCTCACGCCCACCGTGGCCCCGAGGATGGCGGAGATGAGCCCCAGGAAGAGGGCGCCGAAGACGCCCCAGAACGCCTTGCCCGTGGCATCCGCCGCCTGGAGCGCGCCAGTCTGCACTGTCTGGGCCGCCTGACCCGCCTGGGCCTGGACGCTGTTGAACTGCGCTTCGATCCGGCTCGCCACATCCTCGGCATCCGCGCGCGAGAGGGCCGTGTTCTGGGCGATGGAGCTCACGAGGATCTGCCGGTCGAGCCGGCCCTGCCGCACCGCCGTCTGCACCACGTCCTTCGTGGCGGCCTGGAGCTGGTCCGCCGT encodes:
- a CDS encoding type II toxin-antitoxin system RelE family toxin — encoded protein: MRNFNPQRQPYTVDIAPAAWRQLGAVPGEIFQRIRRELDALAALSTQRPPPGLEALMHSSLPTLSFFVERFVVIYEIDDDRQVVTLLEVSQRLPIDSEPEDGG
- a CDS encoding GAF domain-containing sensor histidine kinase, whose protein sequence is MVKHDRVDGEQGRGGLGDFIRRHGSHILSHWEVEVRQLPYTRDLSRPRLLDHLPELLERMAHVVESAQTDEHPTLEAVPEVHALERLDSGFDLDAVAEEYALLRACVLQLYGEHVASAGAEHMALAMREMLHFNRTFDEAVAAAVSRYAKARERTLVALDRISEAALGTEDLDTFLPKLLRVMLETTEAVDSVSLMLREGDLLRVRASVGLEDEVTSGFTSRVGEGFCGKIAAEGRPVELRSAATDPLVRSEAIRARGTRALYGVPLLYGGEVIGVVHMGSRTAFEFSNEDKLLFRAMVSRTTALVVQTQLATSERAARQEAEEHKQLLHLIIEQSGDAIVMVDARGVVRIVNAEAERLMGIGLKEVGPSEWTESYGLLTLDERPLPLEESFLYWSLQGEAVSDARWKVRRPDGAVRTCVGTISPLRLPDGSRAGAVVIARDETERLLREAQVDALVEAAPAGLALLDTELRYVRINEALASANGLPVEAHLGKSVSEVVPASAPVIESLMRRVLETGEAVRGHEFSGAPANDPGALHHWAGDYFPVRARDGRVFGVGGVVMDISERKRQEETLRQTAEFRERFLGIVSHDLRNPLNAILLSANSLLHADDLPPHRLKTVRRIAASGERMGRMIGELLDFTRGRLGGGIPIHRQPMNLRHQCRHVVEELEISHPGRELRLVAEGSFRGAWDPDRLAQLLGNLGKNALDYSPPDTRVDFTLYDEGDTVRVEVHNEGPPIPCELLSGIFEPFRRAMGGDGHPSSGLGLGLFIVQRIAEAHGGTVEVRSHEGDGTTFTVRLPRYVGGAPEARGEAVSGSAPG
- a CDS encoding response regulator, whose amino-acid sequence is MTEPPSSRPILVIDDDPDIREAVREVLEFDGHEVVLKANGREALEALPHLTQPCLVLLDMMMPVMDGAAFLQHFRRIPDYNTVPVILCTASIHAPPPGAQGLLGKPFELDALLAIIQEHCH
- a CDS encoding YsnF/AvaK domain-containing protein translates to MFQRSQLKEGMTVRSFDGEKLGRVFALSDDAFHIEKGLFFPKDYLVRYADVSDIRDGEIILLHGRESLRRLSGDEKYSTASGLGTDTTAGMSTGAASGLGLGATDTGLRADASTTRTERSWEGRDTDEVAIPVHKEELDVAKREVQAGEVRIHKDVVEEVKTVDVPVRRERVRVERRDVNPDRPAMNASFQDETVVVPVRAEEVDIHKRAVVDEEVVIHKDAIEEERRVAEPLRHEEVDVRTSGETEDSRKLNLGPDDDPLLRRR